In Gammaproteobacteria bacterium, the DNA window TGTTTGCGCGGCATGCGCGCCCGGCCCACGCAGATGTCCATCACTTCGCGCTCATGGCCGCGGATACATTCCACGGTGGCACGCAGATAGATCACCAGGCTGTCAACGAAAGGCGGCGCCAGCTTGAGTTCCAGAAATCTTTCGCTCATGGCTTTGCGCAGCGCTTTGACTTTGGCCCCGGGCTTGCCCCCTTTGGCGCCGAGCGCCGACCATCGCTCGTACAAGCCGGCCAGCGCCGCGATGCGTTCCCGCACCGCTTCAGGGTCTACGCCGTTGTCGGTCGCGGTGTCGTCCTCTTCCTCGTCGTCATCGCCGCCATCACCGGAGCTGCTTGTTTCCCCGCTGACGGCCGTCTTTTCTGTCTGGGCAGCGGCGGAGGGCGCGGCCTCTTCCTCGGGATCGTGGATTCCCCGCACAACGTCGGCCAGGCGCACCTCGCCCGCTTCCACCCGCGCAAATACGCGCAGCAGCTCCGCGATTGCTTCGGGGTAGTGGGACAGCGCCAGCAGTACTTGATTTTCGCCGTCTTCGATGCGTTTGGCGATTTGAATTTCGCCTTCGCGGGTGAGGAGTTCGACGGTGCCCATCTCCCGCATGTACATGCGCACGGGGTCAGTGGTGCGGCCGAATTCGCTGTCCACTGTGGCCAGGGCGGCGGCGGCCTCTTCGGCGGCGTCGTCGTCAGTGACGGTGTTGTCGGACAGGATCAGGGCATCGGCATCGGGCGCAGTCTCGTGCACGGGGATGCCCATGTCGTTGATCATGTTGATGATGTCTTCGATCTGCTCCGGATCGACGATTTCGTCCGGCAGATGATCGTTGACCTCACGGTAGGTCAGGAAGCCCTGTTCCTTGCCGTGGGCGATCAGTACTTTTAGTTGCGATTGCTGCTGCTCGTGGTTCATCATGGACCCATGTCACTCAAATGACACCAAGTAAAATAAGCCGATCATTGTATAATAGTCTGCCCGCGGTTGCGAAGTCCCCTGTTTTTCATGCGGGGGTAAGGGGGGGCGCCGCGAGCAGGTGTTTCAGTTCCGTTTTTTCTTCGGCGCTCAGGCCTTCCCCTGCCGCCTTGGACAACAGCCGCTTCGTCCGTTCGTTGTGCCGCCGGCCGTCCAGCCAGTGGACTACCGCCCGGAATTCTGTTTCCACTTCTTCATCCGACAGGGGTTCGTTCCAGGTGGCCAGCTGGGCCAACCGTTCCCCCTGCTCCTTGCCGCGCCACTGTTCCAGGATTCCGCCCAGGCTAAGATGCGGTTTGTGCTGCAAAAGTTCAAGCAGGGCACACAGCAAGTTTAGATCCTCCACGGCCAGATCGCACCACCGCTGCGGATCGCCCGCCGCGCCGGCCAGGTCGGGCCGGCGCAACAGCAGGGCGACGGCCTTGCCCACCGGCGACAAAGGAGGCCGGTTCTTCCCCGAGTGCCCCGGCAGCGGCCTGAATGCGGCGCCGCTGCCCAGGGCGCGGCGCAGTGCTCTGCGCTCCACCCTGGCCCGCTCGGCGAGCTGGTCCAGCATCAGGTGTCGGAATACGCCCGCGGGGAGCCTGGCAATCAAGGGTCGTGCCAATTCCACCAAGCGGGCGCGACCGTCCATACTGTTCATGTCGGTTTGGCCGGCCAGGGTTTCATAGAAAAAAGTCGATAGTGGGACCGATTTTGCAATCCGGGCCCGAAACCCCTCGGCGCCCTCCCGTCTCACGACGGAATCCGGGTCGTCCCCTTCCGGAAAAAACAGGAAGCGCGCCTGGCGCCCTTCCACCATGAGGGGGAAGACTTGTTCCAAAGCGCGCCAGGCGGCGGCGCGGCCGGCACGGTCACCATCGAAGCAAAACAACACTTCGCTGCTTAGCCGGAACAAACGCTCCAGGTGCTCGCGGGTGGTGGCGGTGCCCAGGGTGGCCACGGCGTGGCGTATGCCGTGTTCGGCCAGGGCGACCACATCCATGTAGCCTTCCACCACCAAGACGCTTTCCAGGCGTCCCAGAGCGCGTTGTGCCTCGTAGAGCCCGTAGAGCTCGCGCCCTTTGTGAAACAGGGCTGTTTCGGGGGAATTCAGATACTTGGGGGTATCATCGCCGATCACCCGTCCGCCGAAGCCGATCACCCGGCCACGCCGGTCGCGGATGGGGAATACGATGCGGTGACGGAAACGGTCGTAGCAGGCGCCGCTGTCTTTTTTGACCACCAGGCCTGCCGCGATCAGGGCCTCGCGTTGTGCCGGCGTTTGTCCCAGGTGGCCGAGCAGGCCGTCCCAGCCGGGCGGGGCATAGCCGATGCTGAAGTCGGCCGCGGTGCGTCCGCTGAGGCCGCGGCCTTTGAGATAGGCGACGGCGTCGGGGTTGTCGCGCAGCCGGGCGCGAAACCAAGCTTCCGCCTCCGTCAACAGGTCGTACAGGGGTTGGTGATTGGGCGTCTCGGCGCCCGCTTCGGGCCTGGGCAGGGACAGGCCCACCAGTCTGGCCAGCTCATCCACTGCGTCGACAAAGCCCGCGTGCTCGTATTCCATCAGAAAGGTGATGGCGGTGCCGTGGGCGCCGCAACCGAAACAGTGATAAAACTGTTTGGTGGGACTGACGGTGAAGGACGGGGTTTTTTCGTCGTGG includes these proteins:
- a CDS encoding DNA primase — translated: MAGRIPQGFIDDLISRVDIVEVIGARLPLRKVGREYQARCPFHDEKTPSFTVSPTKQFYHCFGCGAHGTAITFLMEYEHAGFVDAVDELARLVGLSLPRPEAGAETPNHQPLYDLLTEAEAWFRARLRDNPDAVAYLKGRGLSGRTAADFSIGYAPPGWDGLLGHLGQTPAQREALIAAGLVVKKDSGACYDRFRHRIVFPIRDRRGRVIGFGGRVIGDDTPKYLNSPETALFHKGRELYGLYEAQRALGRLESVLVVEGYMDVVALAEHGIRHAVATLGTATTREHLERLFRLSSEVLFCFDGDRAGRAAAWRALEQVFPLMVEGRQARFLFFPEGDDPDSVVRREGAEGFRARIAKSVPLSTFFYETLAGQTDMNSMDGRARLVELARPLIARLPAGVFRHLMLDQLAERARVERRALRRALGSGAAFRPLPGHSGKNRPPLSPVGKAVALLLRRPDLAGAAGDPQRWCDLAVEDLNLLCALLELLQHKPHLSLGGILEQWRGKEQGERLAQLATWNEPLSDEEVETEFRAVVHWLDGRRHNERTKRLLSKAAGEGLSAEEKTELKHLLAAPPLTPA